From Cellulomonas dongxiuzhuiae, the proteins below share one genomic window:
- a CDS encoding GNAT family N-acetyltransferase, whose amino-acid sequence MPPTAVSVRVATVDDAERAGAVHFACWVETYSGLASREFWDRVSVERSVATWRRLLTDGLDATVAEVDGEVVGVAVAGDSGERGGHLPVRDRELSNLYVLQAHHGTGVGQALLDAVLPSGTSAQLWAARDNPRALRFYERNGFAPDGAADDGAAFGGIASVRLVR is encoded by the coding sequence ATGCCGCCCACCGCCGTGTCCGTGCGCGTCGCCACCGTCGACGACGCCGAGCGCGCCGGGGCCGTCCACTTCGCCTGCTGGGTCGAGACGTACTCCGGGCTCGCGAGCCGGGAGTTCTGGGACCGCGTGTCGGTCGAGCGCAGCGTCGCCACGTGGCGGCGGCTGTTGACCGACGGGCTCGACGCGACGGTGGCCGAGGTCGACGGCGAGGTCGTCGGCGTCGCCGTCGCGGGTGACAGCGGCGAGCGCGGCGGGCACCTGCCGGTCCGCGACCGCGAGCTCAGCAACCTCTACGTGCTGCAGGCGCACCACGGGACCGGCGTCGGGCAGGCGCTGCTCGACGCGGTGCTGCCGTCGGGCACGTCGGCCCAGCTGTGGGCGGCGCGCGACAACCCCCGCGCCCTGCGGTTCTACGAGCGCAACGGGTTCGCGCCCGACGGTGCCGCCGACGACGGGGCGGCGTTCGGCGGGATCGCGTCGGTGCGTCTGGTGCGCTGA
- a CDS encoding alpha/beta hydrolase yields MSAPVPYRPLPVDLTDVRYAHGPDSDPHPDVPVGTTVELSWTTSTVYPGTSRRVWIHVPAGYDAARPAALMVFNDGWWYLDPAGEVRGGVVLDNLVHRGDIPCTIGVFVDPGVVVGAEQPKNRNVEYDAFDERYATFLLDEIVPLVTARYAVTDDPEQWGICGGSSGGDAAFTAAWLRPDRFRRVVGFLSSFAQMPGGNPYPDLIPRTPRKPLRVFLQAAHRDLNWDAPARNWFAENLRTTAALAEAGYDVRLVVGDGGHSVNHGGVLLPDALRWSLRPV; encoded by the coding sequence GTGTCCGCACCGGTGCCGTACCGCCCCCTGCCCGTCGACCTGACCGACGTGCGCTACGCCCACGGCCCCGATTCCGACCCGCACCCGGACGTGCCGGTCGGTACGACGGTCGAGCTGTCGTGGACGACGAGCACCGTCTACCCGGGCACGTCGCGCCGGGTCTGGATCCACGTCCCCGCCGGCTACGACGCGGCCCGCCCCGCCGCGCTCATGGTGTTCAACGACGGCTGGTGGTACCTCGACCCGGCCGGTGAGGTGCGCGGCGGGGTCGTGCTCGACAACCTCGTCCACCGCGGGGACATCCCGTGCACGATCGGGGTCTTCGTCGACCCGGGCGTCGTGGTCGGTGCCGAGCAGCCGAAGAACCGCAACGTCGAGTACGACGCGTTCGACGAGCGGTACGCCACGTTCCTGCTCGACGAGATCGTCCCCCTGGTCACGGCGCGGTACGCGGTGACGGACGACCCCGAGCAGTGGGGGATCTGCGGCGGCTCCAGCGGCGGCGACGCCGCGTTCACGGCGGCGTGGCTACGTCCCGACCGGTTCCGCCGTGTCGTGGGCTTCCTGTCGAGCTTCGCGCAGATGCCCGGCGGCAACCCGTACCCCGACCTGATCCCGCGCACGCCCCGCAAGCCGCTGCGGGTCTTCCTGCAGGCGGCCCACCGCGACCTCAACTGGGACGCGCCCGCGCGCAACTGGTTCGCCGAGAACCTGCGGACCACCGCCGCGTTGGCCGAGGCCGGGTACGACGTCCGTCTGGTCGTCGGCGACGGTGGCCACAGCGTCAACCACGGCGGCGTCCTGCTGCCCGACGCGCTGCGCTGGTCGTTGCGCCCGGTGTGA
- a CDS encoding winged helix-turn-helix transcriptional regulator, translated as MAARDYGQYCGITRALELVGERWALLIVRDLLVGPRRYGELAAGLPRIPTNILATRLKELQEAGVLQRAPRSRVVVYELTPFGRELEPVVLALGAWGFKALGDPRDEQVVTADALTMTLRTAFRETVAATLPATTYAARLGTDDLLVHVDGTALDVTRGGGAVDLAFTAGPGLHRVISGELTPDRAIATGVVEVLHGRGDLLGRFAATFHLAA; from the coding sequence GTGGCGGCACGCGACTACGGGCAGTACTGCGGGATCACACGCGCCCTGGAGCTCGTGGGCGAGCGGTGGGCGCTGCTCATCGTGCGCGACCTGCTCGTCGGCCCCCGCCGCTACGGCGAGCTCGCCGCCGGGCTGCCGCGCATCCCCACCAACATCCTGGCGACGCGCCTCAAGGAGCTGCAGGAGGCGGGCGTCCTGCAGCGGGCGCCGCGCTCGCGCGTCGTCGTGTACGAGCTCACACCGTTCGGACGCGAGCTCGAGCCGGTGGTGCTCGCGCTCGGTGCCTGGGGCTTCAAGGCCCTGGGCGACCCGCGCGACGAGCAGGTCGTCACCGCCGACGCGCTCACCATGACGCTGCGGACCGCGTTCCGGGAGACGGTGGCCGCCACGCTGCCCGCGACCACCTACGCGGCGCGGCTCGGCACCGACGACCTCCTCGTCCACGTCGACGGCACGGCCCTGGACGTGACGCGCGGTGGCGGCGCGGTCGACCTCGCGTTCACGGCCGGCCCCGGCCTGCACCGCGTCATCTCCGGCGAGCTGACCCCCGACCGCGCGATCGCCACCGGCGTGGTGGAGGTGCTGCACGGCCGCGGCGACCTCCTCGGCCGCTTCGCGGCGACCTTCCACCTGGCGGCGTGA